In Gemmatimonadota bacterium, the following proteins share a genomic window:
- a CDS encoding thiamine pyrophosphate-requiring protein, whose protein sequence is MTGYDVMARVLKAEGVEFLVAFPHQTLIEASAKVGITPIICRQERAGVNMADGFSRVSNGKRFGVFTMQQGPGAENAFGGVAQAYADSVPVLHLPGGEALSRQGIHPTFEAVRNYRHITKWAAQIYAVEDIPVMMRRAVVQMKSGRLGPVLLEMHREAMAAEYPGEEVAYTPVQARRSAAASEDVRDMITDLLSAHRPVIIAGQGVLYAEATEELIEFAELASVPVMTTLAGKSAFPETHPLSLGTGGHTYTLMVKRFLASMDFGLGIGTSFTRNTFTTPMPEGVPLAQVTNCAEDLGKDFEVAVGALGDAKLVLRQMIEEVKRQVGEGGRENDAEDRVAAVTREFADLWEPHFTSDEIPISPYRVIRELENAVDVGNTIITHDSGYPRDQLVPTWKPVTPRGYLGWGKSTQLGYGLGLAVGAKLAAPEKQVINLMGDAAFGMAGLDLETAVRADIPIFTVVLNNGVMTKYDSHMPYASDRFGSNELSGNYTQVSAGLGAQAERVDTPDELAPAIHRALAANREGKTAVLEVMTKAEPNVPT, encoded by the coding sequence ATGACTGGTTACGATGTTATGGCGCGTGTGCTGAAGGCAGAAGGCGTTGAATTTCTGGTGGCATTTCCCCATCAGACACTGATCGAAGCCTCGGCGAAGGTGGGGATTACCCCTATTATTTGTCGTCAGGAGCGCGCGGGTGTCAATATGGCCGATGGTTTTAGTCGCGTGTCCAATGGAAAAAGGTTTGGCGTTTTTACGATGCAGCAAGGTCCCGGCGCGGAAAATGCGTTTGGGGGCGTGGCACAGGCCTATGCGGATTCGGTGCCCGTGTTGCATTTGCCCGGTGGGGAAGCGCTGTCGCGTCAGGGTATTCATCCCACGTTTGAAGCGGTGCGGAATTACCGTCATATTACGAAGTGGGCGGCTCAAATATACGCGGTAGAGGATATTCCGGTTATGATGCGTCGCGCGGTTGTACAGATGAAGAGCGGGCGTTTGGGTCCCGTGTTGTTGGAGATGCACAGGGAGGCGATGGCTGCCGAATATCCCGGTGAGGAGGTCGCTTATACGCCGGTTCAGGCCCGGCGCTCTGCCGCTGCGTCTGAAGATGTGCGCGATATGATTACAGATCTTCTCAGTGCTCACCGTCCGGTTATTATTGCGGGGCAGGGAGTGTTGTATGCCGAGGCGACGGAGGAACTGATCGAGTTTGCCGAGTTGGCCAGTGTTCCCGTGATGACGACGCTTGCGGGTAAGAGTGCTTTTCCAGAGACGCATCCGCTATCACTGGGTACTGGCGGACACACATATACGTTGATGGTCAAGCGGTTTTTGGCGTCGATGGATTTTGGATTGGGTATTGGTACGAGTTTTACGCGCAATACATTTACCACGCCGATGCCAGAGGGGGTTCCCCTGGCTCAGGTGACGAATTGTGCCGAGGATCTGGGTAAGGACTTCGAGGTTGCAGTGGGCGCGCTGGGGGATGCGAAGCTGGTGTTGCGGCAGATGATTGAGGAGGTCAAGCGACAGGTTGGCGAGGGTGGGCGCGAGAACGATGCCGAGGATCGGGTCGCCGCTGTGACCCGGGAGTTTGCCGATTTATGGGAGCCGCATTTTACGTCGGATGAGATTCCGATTAGTCCGTATCGCGTGATTCGAGAGTTGGAGAATGCGGTCGATGTGGGCAATACGATTATTACCCACGATTCGGGTTATCCGCGGGATCAACTCGTTCCGACGTGGAAGCCCGTGACGCCGCGCGGGTACCTGGGATGGGGCAAGTCAACGCAGCTCGGATATGGTCTGGGGTTGGCAGTGGGCGCAAAGTTGGCTGCGCCGGAAAAACAGGTGATCAATTTGATGGGCGATGCTGCGTTTGGGATGGCGGGGCTGGATCTGGAGACGGCTGTTCGGGCAGATATTCCGATTTTTACGGTTGTGCTCAATAATGGGGTGATGACGAAGTACGATTCGCATATGCCGTATGCTTCAGATCGCTTTGGGAGCAATGAGTTGAGCGGGAATTACACGCAGGTGAGCGCGGGGTTGGGCGCACAAGCAGAGCGCGTGGATACGCCCGACGAACTCGCACCCGCGATCCATCGCGCACTCGCCGCGAATAGAGAGGGCAAAACCGCTGTGCTGGAGGTTATGACCAAGGCAGAGCCAAATGTCCCGACGTGA
- a CDS encoding alanine--glyoxylate aminotransferase family protein: protein MSSLPPNSDPDKLLEYSVVYTDRALNHMSQSFQSIMRDISTTLKKVYCASAVIVVPGSGTFGMEAVARQFATDKKCLVIRNGWFSYRWTQIFEMGDIPSQSIVLKARRTGEDKHAPFAPPPIEEVTETIASEKPDFVFAPHVETASGIILPDDYICSVADAIHAAGGLLILDCIASGTIWVDMKASGVDILISAPQKGWSAAACCGLVMLSSSALEKIESTTSTSFTCDLHKWLQIMEAYEGGGHAYHATMPTDALTVFRNTMKETENYGFEKICAQQRELGDKVRALLNSKGIKSVAAEGFQAPGVVVSYTEDPDIHTGKKFMDAGLQIAAGVPLQCDEPEDFQTFRLGLFGLDKLQNIDRTVQKLDDALSQMRIDE, encoded by the coding sequence ATGTCGAGTTTACCTCCCAATAGTGACCCCGATAAACTCCTGGAATACTCTGTCGTCTATACAGACCGCGCACTCAACCACATGTCGCAATCCTTCCAGAGCATCATGCGAGATATCTCCACCACACTCAAAAAAGTGTATTGCGCCAGCGCGGTCATTGTCGTACCCGGCAGTGGCACATTCGGCATGGAAGCCGTAGCGCGACAATTTGCCACAGACAAAAAATGCCTGGTCATTCGCAATGGATGGTTCAGCTATCGCTGGACCCAAATCTTCGAAATGGGCGACATCCCATCCCAATCCATAGTCCTTAAAGCGCGGCGCACAGGCGAAGACAAACACGCCCCATTTGCACCTCCGCCCATCGAAGAGGTCACAGAGACAATCGCATCGGAAAAACCGGACTTTGTCTTCGCGCCACACGTCGAAACCGCATCCGGGATCATTCTGCCCGACGACTACATCTGTTCCGTAGCAGATGCCATACACGCTGCTGGCGGCCTGCTAATATTGGACTGCATCGCCTCGGGAACAATCTGGGTCGATATGAAAGCCAGCGGTGTCGATATCCTGATCAGCGCCCCACAAAAAGGCTGGAGTGCCGCTGCGTGTTGTGGCCTCGTCATGCTCTCTTCCTCTGCACTGGAAAAAATTGAATCCACAACCAGCACCAGTTTTACCTGCGACCTGCACAAATGGCTTCAAATTATGGAAGCTTACGAAGGTGGCGGCCATGCGTATCACGCAACCATGCCTACGGATGCCCTCACAGTTTTTCGCAACACAATGAAAGAAACCGAAAATTACGGCTTTGAAAAAATTTGCGCGCAACAACGCGAACTCGGCGACAAAGTGCGGGCACTCTTAAACAGCAAAGGCATAAAAAGCGTAGCCGCAGAGGGATTCCAGGCACCGGGCGTGGTGGTCAGCTACACCGAAGACCCCGACATACACACCGGAAAAAAATTTATGGACGCGGGCCTTCAAATCGCCGCTGGCGTACCCTTGCAATGCGACGAACCAGAGGATTTTCAAACCTTTCGCCTGGGCCTATTCGGCCTGGACAAACTCCAGAACATCGACCGCACCGTCCAAAAACTCGACGACGCCCTCTCGCAAATGCGAATAGACGAATAG
- a CDS encoding TIM barrel protein — protein MYVGTQYFGTSKIEMEFLSRHGVTHFDATVDGMDADTLTRHREEAAAYGVELEMIHVPPMDSIPMAKDPQRDKDIDLFCQYIENAHKAGLRGLNYNFCVLRAPSGGLVQRTGRRPGRGGTTYSSFVLSEYDNDTLTDIGRVSREEAFERAAYFLERIIPVAEEYKIQMACHLNDPPAPVLNGVEKWNYPVFEGLKRFSELVDSPYHGFNFCCGVAAEGLENPAGELPPIVKYFAERKKIFNIHFRNIRGGLHDFCETWPDEGDVNMYEIVKALHQAGYPYMLMPDHAPRHPDDTAPEGVSSRVTQAWAFQFGYIIALIQAVENESK, from the coding sequence ATGTACGTAGGCACACAGTACTTCGGCACATCAAAAATAGAAATGGAATTTCTATCTCGCCATGGCGTCACCCATTTTGACGCCACAGTCGATGGCATGGATGCCGACACCCTCACGCGGCACAGAGAAGAAGCAGCCGCTTACGGAGTCGAACTCGAAATGATTCACGTCCCCCCAATGGACAGCATCCCCATGGCAAAAGACCCGCAACGCGACAAAGACATCGACCTGTTCTGTCAATACATCGAAAACGCGCATAAAGCCGGACTGCGAGGTCTAAACTACAACTTCTGCGTCTTGCGCGCACCTTCCGGCGGCCTTGTACAGCGCACCGGGCGCAGGCCGGGTCGCGGCGGAACAACGTACAGCTCTTTTGTCCTCTCCGAATACGACAACGACACCCTCACCGACATCGGTCGCGTGAGCCGAGAAGAAGCTTTTGAACGGGCCGCGTACTTTCTCGAACGCATCATACCCGTAGCAGAAGAATACAAAATACAGATGGCGTGCCACCTCAACGACCCGCCAGCACCTGTGCTAAACGGCGTAGAAAAATGGAATTATCCCGTATTTGAAGGCCTGAAGCGATTCAGCGAACTGGTTGACAGCCCCTATCACGGATTCAATTTCTGCTGTGGCGTAGCCGCTGAAGGACTGGAAAACCCGGCCGGAGAACTCCCGCCCATCGTCAAATATTTCGCAGAAAGAAAAAAAATCTTCAACATACACTTCAGAAACATCCGCGGAGGCCTGCACGACTTTTGCGAAACCTGGCCAGATGAAGGCGACGTCAACATGTACGAAATCGTAAAAGCCTTACACCAGGCAGGCTATCCCTACATGCTCATGCCCGACCACGCCCCCCGCCATCCCGACGACACAGCTCCCGAAGGCGTCTCCAGCCGCGTAACCCAGGCGTGGGCATTCCAATTTGGATACATCATCGCATTGATCCAGGCAGTCGAAAACGAAAGCAAATAG
- a CDS encoding GNAT family N-acetyltransferase, giving the protein MIEIRRGRRKDASNIVDFQIRMAKEAEDLTLDQPTVEKGVQAVFDDPHKGAYWIAELDGKVVGCLLTVPEWSDWRNGTVLWIHSVYVIPGARRRGVFRMMYENLKTRVEQSADLRGLRLYVERENERAQKTYNAMGMDGNHYKMFEWMDE; this is encoded by the coding sequence ATGATCGAGATTCGTCGGGGGCGACGAAAAGATGCGTCCAATATCGTAGATTTTCAGATCCGAATGGCAAAAGAAGCGGAAGATCTTACACTGGATCAACCAACCGTTGAAAAAGGCGTACAGGCCGTTTTTGACGATCCCCACAAAGGGGCGTATTGGATTGCCGAGTTAGACGGTAAAGTCGTCGGCTGCTTGCTCACCGTCCCCGAATGGAGTGACTGGCGCAACGGAACCGTATTGTGGATTCATTCGGTCTATGTAATTCCCGGCGCACGGCGGCGCGGCGTTTTCAGGATGATGTATGAAAACTTAAAAACCAGAGTCGAACAATCCGCCGACCTGCGCGGACTCAGGCTTTATGTCGAACGGGAAAACGAACGAGCGCAAAAAACTTATAACGCAATGGGAATGGATGGCAACCACTACAAAATGTTTGAGTGGATGGACGAATAG
- a CDS encoding DUF1028 domain-containing protein, protein MKRVVFVLSAFLFLLPLQAEEVMPRRPVATYSIVARDSTTGQLGVAVQSHFFSVGPIVPWAEPGVGAVATQSLVDPAYGPLGLDLMRMGRTAPEALKALVSADKDAEVRQVAMVDANGNVAAHTGKRAIYAAGHQTGTQYSVQANLMEKPTVWAAMSKAYESSTGDLAERMLAALEAAEAEGGDIRGRQSAAILIVGPKNTNRPWTWGDRLFELRVEDHPNPVVELRRLVTLQRAYLKLNEGDEWLGKGDIEKALVAYRTATEIVPDKATNGEATFWVGVTLAEKGKPDQAISFLARAYKQNKRWAEILSRLPASELLPDDPDLINRLVQGMKE, encoded by the coding sequence ATGAAACGCGTGGTCTTTGTCTTAAGCGCCTTTTTATTTTTGCTTCCACTTCAAGCTGAGGAAGTAATGCCTCGTCGCCCGGTTGCAACTTATTCTATTGTCGCCCGCGATTCGACCACGGGACAACTCGGTGTGGCCGTGCAATCGCATTTTTTCTCTGTTGGTCCCATTGTGCCCTGGGCTGAACCCGGCGTGGGAGCTGTTGCCACGCAATCTCTGGTCGATCCCGCTTATGGACCGCTCGGTCTGGATCTGATGCGGATGGGGCGGACTGCTCCCGAAGCGCTCAAAGCGCTCGTTTCAGCGGATAAGGATGCCGAAGTACGTCAGGTTGCAATGGTTGACGCCAATGGCAATGTTGCCGCTCATACGGGCAAGCGCGCCATTTATGCCGCCGGGCATCAAACCGGTACGCAATATTCCGTGCAGGCCAATCTGATGGAAAAACCCACGGTTTGGGCTGCGATGAGCAAAGCCTATGAATCTTCCACGGGTGACCTTGCCGAGCGCATGCTCGCAGCCCTTGAAGCAGCAGAAGCCGAAGGCGGCGATATTCGCGGCAGGCAATCGGCTGCTATTCTCATTGTAGGTCCCAAAAATACAAATAGGCCATGGACATGGGGAGATCGATTGTTTGAGCTCCGCGTTGAAGATCATCCCAATCCCGTTGTTGAGTTGCGCCGGCTCGTTACCTTGCAACGCGCCTATCTCAAGCTCAATGAGGGCGATGAATGGCTTGGTAAGGGCGATATTGAAAAGGCACTTGTCGCCTATCGCACGGCCACTGAGATCGTGCCCGATAAAGCCACCAATGGCGAGGCCACCTTTTGGGTTGGCGTTACCCTCGCCGAGAAGGGCAAGCCCGATCAGGCGATTTCCTTTCTCGCCCGGGCATACAAACAAAACAAACGCTGGGCTGAGATTCTTTCCCGACTTCCCGCTTCCGAACTCCTTCCCGACGACCCCGATCTCATCAATCGTCTGGTACAGGGTATGAAAGAGTAG
- a CDS encoding YjbH domain-containing protein, with amino-acid sequence MAFVPVWAQQDLQPRQLVEAPTAGLLPSRGLGLDLRFYGGDGILGGVSVGLFSRGMVGVSFGGSDLLGNDALDLNPRIEFSGRVRVLEEGYTIPALAVGYTSQGYGMFDDESKRYTRKSKGIYVVASKNFKLPLGHTGLHVGANRSFEDGDGDDDFTGYVGVDTGFGKYVMVLAEYDFGLNDNSDNSLGSGKGFFNAGIRWMLSEAFALEFDLKNIFRNGMQNPHPDRELRIAYFGKF; translated from the coding sequence ATGGCATTTGTACCGGTTTGGGCACAGCAAGACTTACAGCCGCGGCAATTGGTTGAAGCCCCCACGGCGGGTTTGTTGCCCAGTCGCGGTCTGGGGTTGGATCTGCGGTTTTATGGAGGCGATGGGATTTTGGGCGGTGTATCGGTCGGTTTGTTCAGCCGGGGTATGGTTGGGGTGTCTTTTGGCGGGAGCGATCTTTTGGGAAACGATGCGCTGGATTTAAACCCGCGGATCGAGTTTTCAGGTCGCGTGCGGGTGCTTGAAGAGGGATATACAATTCCGGCTCTGGCAGTGGGTTATACATCGCAGGGGTACGGGATGTTCGATGATGAGTCGAAGCGCTATACCCGCAAGTCCAAGGGGATTTATGTCGTTGCCAGCAAAAATTTTAAGTTGCCTTTGGGGCATACGGGTCTTCACGTTGGGGCGAACCGAAGTTTTGAAGATGGCGATGGTGATGATGATTTTACGGGTTATGTCGGGGTAGATACAGGGTTTGGAAAATATGTGATGGTGCTGGCGGAATACGATTTTGGATTGAACGATAATTCGGACAATAGCCTGGGTTCTGGAAAGGGATTTTTCAACGCCGGTATCAGATGGATGCTGTCTGAGGCATTTGCTCTGGAATTTGATTTGAAGAATATTTTCCGCAATGGCATGCAAAATCCACATCCCGATCGGGAGCTTCGCATTGCGTATTTTGGAAAGTTTTAA
- the tsaE gene encoding tRNA (adenosine(37)-N6)-threonylcarbamoyltransferase complex ATPase subunit type 1 TsaE → MSNRTITRVSSSPDQTHGFGRDLAAQIEPGDCVALTGDLGSGKTCFVQGVCAGLNVTDYVTSPTFVIVNEYEGVSPDGKQMPVYHFDLYRLGSPDELYEIGCDDLFYGEGVCLIEWADLGGDLIPDHAIDVHFVHVGEMVRNLTIES, encoded by the coding sequence ATGTCAAATAGGACGATTACACGGGTATCTTCGTCGCCCGATCAAACACATGGGTTTGGACGCGATCTCGCGGCGCAGATCGAGCCAGGCGATTGCGTTGCCCTCACAGGAGATTTGGGCAGTGGCAAAACCTGTTTTGTACAGGGTGTTTGCGCGGGCTTGAATGTGACCGATTATGTGACGAGTCCGACTTTTGTCATCGTCAATGAATACGAGGGGGTTTCGCCCGATGGAAAGCAGATGCCGGTGTATCATTTTGATCTTTATCGATTGGGCAGTCCCGATGAACTCTATGAGATTGGGTGTGATGATTTATTTTACGGCGAGGGTGTGTGTTTGATTGAGTGGGCAGATTTGGGGGGCGATCTGATTCCCGACCATGCCATTGATGTGCATTTTGTCCATGTAGGGGAGATGGTTCGGAACCTGACGATTGAATCGTAG
- a CDS encoding bifunctional response regulator/alkaline phosphatase family protein, which translates to MLWADDEIDLLRPHQIFLKDRGYDITPVTNGDDAIAMVQKRGFDAVLLDEMMAGRDGLSTLAAIKDINPHIPVIMITKNEEERLMEQAIGQRIDDYLTKPVNPSQILLACKKLLDARQIQKDRMGLDYAAASNRLREALVLADSWRDWIDLHVRLSEWDLELDRFYDPGLRTMHDDLRRACNLAFGKFIEDNYSQWVQDEEDSPTLSVDIVSEFVAPCVQDGQQVFFVVVDCMRLDHWLAILPLLSDIFDIEQHYHYSILPTATPYSRNAIFSGLFPIDLAGMYPDEWQVARDDDMSRNRHEHQLLDQQLAEIDPELDLDTRYVKILDIAEGNRLAKKVHSYRSFPLMAVVVNFLDMLTHGRSESELLQEMAPNEPAYRSLTRSWFSHSSLFEMLRKLSETDSTVVLTTDHGCMLSTRASLAYGNRDTSTGIRFKYGKNLRCDNRHAMHIRDPEAFGLPSLGQGTHYIICREDYFFVYPTNFNEYQAKYANSFQHGGISLEECILPVAIMRGK; encoded by the coding sequence ATTTTGTGGGCAGATGACGAGATCGATTTGTTGCGACCCCATCAAATTTTTCTCAAGGATCGGGGATATGATATAACCCCTGTGACCAATGGCGACGATGCTATTGCCATGGTTCAGAAACGCGGATTTGATGCGGTATTGCTCGATGAAATGATGGCTGGACGAGATGGGTTGTCAACTCTGGCGGCGATTAAGGATATCAATCCGCATATTCCGGTTATTATGATTACGAAAAACGAAGAAGAACGGTTGATGGAACAGGCCATTGGACAGCGGATTGACGACTATTTGACCAAGCCCGTGAATCCGAGTCAGATTTTGCTGGCGTGCAAAAAGTTGCTCGATGCACGTCAAATTCAAAAAGACCGCATGGGGCTGGACTATGCGGCTGCATCCAACAGGTTGCGCGAGGCCCTCGTCCTGGCCGATTCATGGCGAGATTGGATCGATCTTCACGTGCGGCTGTCTGAGTGGGATTTGGAATTGGATCGCTTTTACGATCCGGGCTTGCGCACTATGCACGACGATTTGCGCCGCGCCTGCAATTTGGCGTTTGGCAAGTTTATCGAGGATAATTATAGCCAGTGGGTGCAAGACGAAGAAGATTCGCCCACGCTTTCTGTGGATATTGTATCCGAATTTGTTGCGCCCTGTGTGCAAGATGGACAACAGGTGTTTTTTGTGGTGGTCGATTGTATGCGATTGGATCACTGGCTTGCCATTTTGCCATTGTTGTCCGATATTTTTGATATTGAGCAACACTACCACTACTCTATTTTGCCGACTGCGACGCCGTATTCCCGCAATGCCATTTTCAGCGGCCTTTTTCCCATTGATCTCGCGGGAATGTATCCCGATGAGTGGCAAGTCGCGCGTGACGACGACATGAGTCGCAACCGACACGAGCACCAATTGCTCGATCAACAGCTCGCAGAAATTGATCCAGAATTGGATTTGGATACGCGCTACGTCAAAATACTGGATATTGCAGAGGGCAACCGGCTGGCGAAGAAGGTGCATTCTTACCGGTCTTTCCCACTTATGGCAGTTGTGGTCAATTTTCTGGATATGCTCACGCACGGTCGTTCCGAATCCGAATTGTTACAGGAAATGGCGCCCAATGAGCCTGCTTATCGATCTTTGACGCGGTCGTGGTTCTCGCATTCTTCTCTTTTCGAGATGTTGCGCAAGCTGTCCGAGACCGACTCGACGGTGGTGCTGACAACAGATCACGGCTGTATGCTGAGTACGCGGGCTTCTCTGGCTTATGGCAATCGGGATACTTCGACGGGGATTCGCTTCAAATACGGCAAAAATTTGCGATGCGATAACCGCCACGCGATGCATATTCGAGATCCCGAGGCTTTTGGTTTGCCGAGTTTGGGACAGGGGACTCATTACATTATTTGCAGGGAAGATTACTTTTTTGTGTATCCCACCAATTTCAACGAGTACCAGGCCAAATACGCCAATAGTTTTCAACACGGGGGAATCTCCCTCGAAGAGTGTATTTTGCCGGTTGCTATTATGCGCGGGAAATGA
- a CDS encoding HAMP domain-containing histidine kinase: MGEKDYQTEGRMQFRNENKIDDKLKDLQLRLSSQSFLTAYFFLLAVLIVIVFLIYTQLYVVQPMRQEARRMGELYAFMHGVATLDTIEVKGFYKDVIFHTVQNPNFPVVITDGQGIPRYWKAIDIPPFGDRTPETLGKVMDKAYALDRENDPLRFEYPGSEWGPDNKPVKKEPEIWRLHWGASALEKRLNWLPWVAFGVTIVFTGGGYLGFRYIKNREQRSLWVGMARETAHQLGTPLSSLYGWLALLKDELDAEGDKESSQRLKDILGEMDRDTSRLDKIASRFSLIGSTPELRLDQVRDVVAETAGYLRARLPENVQIVEELDDVPVVPINRELLGWAFENLFRNAADAMEGRGGRIDVSSRVEEHRVVIEVRDTGKGMPSHMFKQVFLPGTSTKKRGWGLGLAFVKRIVEDYHSGKVYIKESVPGQGTTFVILLPLSPADIDD, translated from the coding sequence ATGGGGGAAAAGGATTACCAAACGGAGGGGCGAATGCAGTTCAGAAATGAAAATAAGATCGACGACAAGCTCAAGGATTTACAATTGCGCCTGTCCAGTCAGAGTTTTTTAACGGCTTATTTTTTTCTTTTGGCGGTCCTTATTGTCATCGTATTCCTCATTTATACCCAGCTTTACGTGGTGCAACCCATGCGGCAAGAAGCCAGGCGTATGGGAGAGTTATACGCGTTTATGCACGGTGTGGCTACGTTGGACACTATTGAAGTCAAGGGCTTTTATAAGGATGTCATTTTTCACACTGTCCAGAATCCCAATTTTCCGGTTGTAATCACAGACGGACAGGGTATTCCACGATACTGGAAAGCGATTGACATTCCTCCCTTTGGTGACCGTACCCCCGAAACCCTGGGCAAAGTGATGGACAAGGCTTACGCGCTCGATCGGGAAAATGATCCATTGCGGTTTGAATATCCCGGCTCAGAATGGGGTCCAGATAATAAACCCGTCAAGAAGGAACCGGAAATCTGGAGATTGCACTGGGGGGCGTCCGCGCTGGAGAAGCGTTTGAACTGGTTGCCCTGGGTTGCTTTTGGGGTGACGATCGTATTTACTGGGGGTGGATATCTCGGATTTCGTTATATTAAGAATAGAGAACAGCGATCTCTTTGGGTGGGGATGGCTCGGGAAACAGCCCATCAGTTGGGAACGCCGCTGTCTTCGCTGTACGGTTGGTTGGCGTTGTTGAAGGACGAGTTGGATGCAGAGGGTGATAAAGAGAGCAGTCAGAGGCTGAAAGATATTCTGGGGGAAATGGATCGGGATACGAGTCGATTAGATAAGATTGCTTCTCGTTTTAGTCTGATTGGTTCCACGCCCGAATTGCGATTGGATCAGGTGCGCGATGTGGTGGCTGAAACAGCGGGTTATCTGCGCGCGCGCTTGCCGGAGAATGTGCAAATTGTAGAGGAACTGGACGATGTGCCGGTTGTTCCGATCAATCGGGAACTTCTGGGGTGGGCGTTTGAAAATCTTTTCAGAAATGCCGCCGATGCAATGGAAGGCCGAGGGGGCCGCATTGATGTGTCGTCGCGCGTGGAGGAACACCGGGTGGTTATTGAAGTGCGCGATACGGGAAAGGGCATGCCTTCGCATATGTTTAAGCAGGTTTTTTTGCCGGGTACCAGTACCAAGAAACGCGGGTGGGGACTCGGTCTGGCATTTGTGAAACGCATTGTGGAAGACTATCACAGTGGAAAGGTGTATATCAAAGAAAGTGTACCAGGTCAGGGTACGACATTTGTCATTTTGCTGCCTTTGTCTCCGGCAGATATAGATGACTAA
- the rpsU gene encoding 30S ribosomal protein S21, which produces MPGVLVRDDEPFERALKRFKKACEKAGVISDMKKNQHFEKPSERRKRKIAAARRKRIKMDQQYTR; this is translated from the coding sequence ATGCCTGGTGTCCTCGTACGCGACGACGAACCGTTCGAAAGAGCACTCAAGCGGTTCAAAAAGGCCTGCGAAAAAGCCGGTGTTATTTCCGACATGAAGAAAAATCAGCACTTTGAAAAACCGAGTGAACGTCGGAAACGCAAAATTGCCGCAGCAAGACGCAAGCGGATCAAAATGGACCAGCAATACACCCGCTAA
- a CDS encoding CvpA family protein, translating to MNIVDLIFALGLFWFARKGWQIGLVQSLIMLFSVILAYGFALTYGETTARALFDTTEDLGSGAALFGFLVVFVAVLAACYFLGRALHGMLRTSPLGAIDAFGGIALGLVQGALILGLITIFFRAHPIHSRAPEFIDNSTLGAPLQKSARMIADGVQAMFPDVKTLLEKLGIQIEKTPPLIEKLNKEAGEARKKIDEMLEESK from the coding sequence ATGAACATCGTCGATCTCATTTTTGCCCTCGGCCTCTTCTGGTTCGCTCGAAAAGGATGGCAAATTGGGCTGGTACAAAGCCTCATCATGCTGTTCAGCGTGATATTGGCCTATGGTTTTGCCCTCACTTATGGCGAAACAACAGCGCGCGCTTTGTTCGATACAACAGAAGACCTCGGCAGCGGCGCCGCGCTATTCGGATTCCTCGTCGTATTTGTGGCTGTCCTGGCCGCCTGCTATTTTCTCGGGCGCGCCCTTCACGGAATGCTGCGGACCTCTCCCCTCGGCGCGATTGACGCATTTGGCGGCATTGCTCTGGGACTGGTTCAAGGCGCATTGATTTTAGGCCTGATCACCATATTTTTTCGTGCCCATCCCATCCACAGCCGCGCGCCCGAATTCATCGACAATTCCACCTTAGGCGCACCGCTTCAAAAATCCGCTCGGATGATTGCCGACGGTGTACAGGCCATGTTTCCCGACGTAAAAACCCTGCTCGAAAAACTGGGCATTCAGATCGAAAAAACGCCTCCTCTAATTGAAAAGCTGAACAAAGAAGCCGGTGAAGCGCGAAAAAAAATCGACGAAATGCTTGAGGAATCCAAGTAG